Within bacterium, the genomic segment AAGCGGGAGGACTTCTACGACTACCTCGACGCGCACAGGAGCGAAGCGCAGCTCAGCGCCGCGTTCGGCGACGCCACCGGTTTCGAGGCGGGAACGTTCTATTACCAGGTGCTCGACTACAGGGATCTGTCCCTGTGGGTCTCGAAGGAAGCCGACGAACGCGAGTACTACGAGAACGCGGGCAAGTGGGACCAGTTCGTGTTCGGCTGGGATGATTTCATCGACCCGCGCGGACAGCCGAACTGGTGGCAGGACACGGACCCGACGTGGGACGATCCCACCGACCTGGATACCAGCATCCTGAAGGACGTGCGTGTCTCGGCCCACCGCGAGGCCTACCGCGCGCTGCGCCAGGAATCCAACGAGGCCTTCGACGACCGAGACACGCTGGTCTACCTGAACATGTTCACCCGCGTGTTCAGCATGGTGCAGGTGGCCTACCTGCAGGGCGTCTTCTCGGGCGGCGGTTCGACCGCCATGAACGTGGCCGGCCACGACCTGGCCCTGATCGCCGAACCCCGCGGGCTGACTTCCAGCCGGCTGGGCGTGTCCATCTCCTACTGACGAGGCGGCAGACCATGCACATGTCCCTGCGACGGATCGTGATCGCGACGGCGTTGACCGCGGTGGCGTGCGCCGCGCCGGCGGCGGCCGATCCCGGCCCGGACCTGCTAAGCGCGCAATTGGCGGCGACCGGCCTGGCCGCCGCCTCATCCCGTTGGGATGTTCAGGATCTTGGGGACGTGCAGGAGCTCGGCGGCGCGACCGTCGGCGGCGTCCGCCGCGAGCCGACGAGCGACGGACCGCACGAATTCGGCCGCAAGATGACCGCGGGGCTGCTGTCGCTGGCGCTGCCCGGCGCCGGGCAGTTCTACAACGGCGATCGGGACCGCGCCCTGGCCTTCGCCGGCGCGGAGGTCGCGGTCTGGACCGCCTACTACGTCTTCCACAGCCAGGCGAGCGGCTACAGCGAGGACTACCGCGACTACGCGCGGATCTTCGCCGGCGTCCGGGATTCCGAGCACACCGAGAGCTACTGGCGGGCGGTGGGGCGCTTCATGGAGAGCGAAGACTACAACACCGCCCTGATGATGGAGGCCCGGGCCGAAGGCCTGGACCCCACCGCGGCGCCAGGGCTGCTCGACCCCGCCGAAGGCTGGCTGTGGCGCAGCGAGGACCACCGCGGGAACTACCAGGACCTGCGCTCCGACGCGAGCAGCGCCTACTCCCGCCGCGACTTCATGATCCTGTTCGCGATCATCAACCGCGCCGTGTCGGCCTACGACGCGGTCCGTGGCGTCGGCGCGGGCGATCACCTGCTGGAGGTCGCCGGTCTCGGTCTCGACCTCGAGTCCCGCCCGCAGGGCGGGCACGGGGGCACGGCATGCGTCATCTCGCGCTCGTTCTGAGCCTCGCCGCCCTCCTCGGCGGCTGCGCGCCAGCGCCGCCGGTCCGCGAGGGCGACGATGCCGCGATCACGGCCGGAGATGCGGCCGACGACGCCGTGGCCGATGAAGCCGTGGCCCGGCCCTACGCCCTGGAATTCCTGCTCGCCTACGAGAACGTGCGCTCGGCCCCCTACTACCCGCTGGAAGGGCTGGCCGGGGTCTGCTGGTACGGCGACGGCAGCCTCTACCTCTGCGACGAGAAGGCCGGCCGCGTCCACGGCTACAGCCCGTCCGACGACCTCTGGTTCCAGTTCGACAGCCCCGGGTCGCGTTTCTTCCGGCCCGTCGACGTGCGGATCGACCACTTCAAGGTGCTGGTGCTGGACATGGAGGGCCGCAGCCTGCTGCGCTACGATCTCGGCGGCGCGTACCAGGACCAGCTGGTGAACTTCGCGCACCTGGATCCCGGTTTCGACCGGCTGCCCTCCAGCTTCGACGTGGACCTCGACGGCCGGCTGGTCTTCACCGACGCCTCGGAGAGCCAGGCGCTGCTGCTGGACTCGTTCCTGGCGATCCAGACCACGGTCGGCGGACCCGGCTCGCACCGCGAACAGTTCCAGGAGCCCAGCGGGGTCGCCTTCCTGAACGACGGCAGCTTCGTCGTGGCCGACCGCGCCAACCGCCGCCTGCAGCACTTCTCGAGGCTCGGTTACCTGGAGCAGGTGGTCGGCGGCGAGTTCGACCGCCACAACGTGCTGCTGACCCCGCAGGGCCTGGACACCGATCCCGACGGCAACCTGTTCGTGGCCGACCCCGCGGGCCGGGCCGTGCACGTCTACGCGCCGGACCTCTCGCACCTGTTCAGCACGGATTCCTCGCTCGGCCTGCTCGCGACGCCGCAGCTGCCCATCGACGTCGCGGTCGGCCCCGACGACCTGCTGGCGGTCGCCGACCGCGATCGCCAGGCGGTGCTGATCTACCGCATCCTCTACCGATAGGAGCGGCCGTGCGCGGCGTGCGGCATCCCGTGCTGCGGTCCGCGTGGCGGCTGTCGGCCGCCTTCGTCCCGGTGGCCATGCTGGTCCTGCTGGGCCCCGGCGCGGCCGCGACCCGGGCGGATCCGGCCGGCCCCCCGACCTCCCTGCGCGAGACCGAGTGGCACCTGCTGCAGCCGGGCACCGCGAGCCTCGTCCTGTCCCACCCCTTCGTGCGCGCCGACGGCTTCGAGGCGGTCGTCGCCGGCGTGACCTGGCGCGCCGACACGGACTACCGGCTCGACGGGACGCGCGGCCTCTGGTACCCGCTGCGCCCGCTGGGCGACCCGGGCATGGTCGTCGTCGCCGTCCGCCTCGCCTACGACTTCATCCCGGCCGTGGTGCCGCCCGACGAGGAGCTGCACGCGGTGCGCGGGCCGCCGCCGGCCGTCGACGCGAACGCTCCCGCGACGACGGCCGGCGCGTCGCCGTCATCGCTCCCGGACGGCGCGCCGCTGGACGACCTGCTGGTCAGCGGCAGCAAGTCCGTGCGCATGGCGTCGGGCAACCGCCGCGACCTCAGCGTGGACCAGAACCTCCGCCTGGACATCTCCGGCCGGCTCACCGAGACCATCTCGGTGCGGGCGGCGCTGTCGGACGACAACCTGCCGGTGGTGCCGGAGGGCAACACCGAGGAGCTGCGCGACATCGACCGCGTGCGGGTGGAACTGAGCGCGCCGCGCTGGAACGCCGTCCTGGGCGACTTCGTGGCCGAACGCGGCGGCACCGCCTTCGGCGACTACCGGCGCAAGCTGCAGGGCTTCGTGCTGGAGGCCCGCCCGGGGGCCGCCGGCGTCGCGGTGCTGGCCGGTTCCCCGCGCGGCCTGTACCGCACCGTCCAGATCCGCGGCGAGGAGGCGAACCAGGGCCCGTACCAGCTGGGCGCCGGCGGGGCCGGCGTCTTCCTGGTCGCCGGCAGCGAGCGCGTGCGCCTGGACGGCCGGCCGATGACGCGCGGCGCCGACCGCGACTACGTCGTGGACTACGTGCGCGGCACGGTCACCTTCACCTACCGCCGCCTGGTCACCGCCGACTCGGAGATCGTCGTGGAGTTCGAAGAGGGGGAGGGACCGTACTCCCGCACCGTGGCCGGCGCGCAGGCGCAGGCCGCCGTCGACGTCGGTTTCCTCGGCGGGCGCACGGCCGCGCTGACGATGCGGCTGGTCCGCGAACGGGACGACCCCGTCCGCCTGCGGACGGGCGAACTCTCGGAAGCGGATCGCGCGGTCCTCGCCGCGGCGGGCGACGAGCCCGCCGTGGCCACGGGCCTGACCGCCGTCGCGGCGGGGACGGGGGACTACCGTCTCGACTGGGTGGGCGGCATCCAGGTGGCGGTGCACGACACGCTCGCCGGCGACTACCTGGTCGAGTTCTTCGACGCGGGTTCCGGGTTGGGCGACTACGGCGTCGCCTCGCTGACGGCCCTGGGCAAGACCGTCTACGAATACCGCGGTCCGGGGGGCGGCTCCTACCGGATCGGCCGGCTGCTGCCCGCGCCGTCGTCGCAGCGCTTGGCGACGTTCCTGGCGACGCTCGGCGACGCCCGCCGCCCTCTGGTGTCCGTGGAGTGGGACGCGAGCAGCCTCGACGCCAACGTCCTGTCCGCCAGGAACGACGGCGACGACGCGGGCACCGCCCTGCGCGCCGCGCTGGACATCGGCGAGCGACCTTGGCGGCCGGGCGGCAGGCGCGTGGGCGTCGTCGCGCTGCAGGCGTCGCACGAGGACCTCGGGGCGCGCTTCGCGCCGTTCCAACTGGCGCGCGACCGCTTCCGCTACGAGCGCTGGGGCCTGGGGGACCGCGCCCGCCGCGAAGGGTTCCTGCAGGAGCGCGACGCGGAGTCGTCGGCGACGGGCTCGTTGACCACGGGCGGCGGGAAGCGCCGCCTGCGCCTGGAAGGGCAGTGGGGCCGCCTGTCACACGGCGCGGCCCTGGACGCCCGGCGCGCCGGCGCCGAGGCCGGCTGGGCCTGGGGCCGTCTGGACGGCGCCTCGCGCTGGCAGGAGGCGCGCAGCGAGGACGACGTCGACCCGTTGGATGTCCTGCGGCGCGAACAGAGCCACGGCATCGGCGTCGATGTGGCCATCGCCCGCCCGTCCTTCGTCTACGAGCGCGCCCAGCACGCCGACGCCGCGGCGCCGGCGGGCCGGACGGCCGGCGCCCGCCGTCGCCGCTGGACCGCCGGCCTGGACGCCCCGGTCGACGCCGCCTGGGCCTGGGGCGCCAGCTTCGAGCGCGGGCTGGCCGACAGCCTGCGCACCGGGCACTGGGTGCGCGACCGCGACAGCCGCACCGCGCGCTGGCGGCTCGGCACGCCGGAGCTGGGCGGCGTCCGCCTGACCGCGGACGGC encodes:
- a CDS encoding NHL repeat-containing protein, producing MRHLALVLSLAALLGGCAPAPPVREGDDAAITAGDAADDAVADEAVARPYALEFLLAYENVRSAPYYPLEGLAGVCWYGDGSLYLCDEKAGRVHGYSPSDDLWFQFDSPGSRFFRPVDVRIDHFKVLVLDMEGRSLLRYDLGGAYQDQLVNFAHLDPGFDRLPSSFDVDLDGRLVFTDASESQALLLDSFLAIQTTVGGPGSHREQFQEPSGVAFLNDGSFVVADRANRRLQHFSRLGYLEQVVGGEFDRHNVLLTPQGLDTDPDGNLFVADPAGRAVHVYAPDLSHLFSTDSSLGLLATPQLPIDVAVGPDDLLAVADRDRQAVLIYRILYR